In Desulfuromonas sp., the following proteins share a genomic window:
- a CDS encoding GTP-binding protein, whose protein sequence is MAKEKFERTKPHVNIGTIGHVDHGKTTLTAAITKVLAEAG, encoded by the coding sequence ATGGCCAAGGAGAAGTTTGAGAGAACAAAGCCCCACGTCAACATAGGGACCATCGGTCACGTTGACCATGGCAAGACGACCCTGACCGCAGCCATCACCAAGGTGCTGGCCGAGGCCGGC